A stretch of the Channa argus isolate prfri chromosome 9, Channa argus male v1.0, whole genome shotgun sequence genome encodes the following:
- the LOC137132905 gene encoding trace amine-associated receptor 5-like, with the protein MKEGHEVPAETESRGLMKQLHKSTNLLLLSLSVSDFIVGLVFFPGEISRKTSCWILGDFTCSLYKYIATVSVSASVGNMVLISVDRHVAICDPLHYPTRVTVRRVRVCIVLCWFASVLYSTMFIKDDLFRRDLSQNSCYGDCVFNIEYIPGTVDVFVTFIIPVTVIVVLYVRVFVVAVSQARAMRSHITAVTLQHSVTVTSRKSELKAARTLGVLVAVFLMCYCPYYCVSLAGSNLLNTLSGVFVICIFSFNSCLNPLIYALFYHWFRRAVKLIVTLQILQPGSREANIL; encoded by the coding sequence gcagctccacaaatccaccaacctcctcctcctctctctgtctgtgtcagacTTCATCGTAGGCCTTGTGTTCTTTCCTGGTGAAATCTCTCGAAAAACATCCTGCTGGATTCTTGGAGACTTCACGTGTTCCCTGTACAAATACATTGccactgtttctgtctctgcctccgTTGGAAACATGGTTCTAATATCAGTCGACCGacatgtggctatttgtgaccctctgcattatcccaccagagtcactgtgagaaGAGTAAGAGTTTGCATTGTTCTGTGTTGGTTTGCTTCTGTTCTTTATAGTACTATGTTTATCAAGGATGATTTGTTTCGAAGAGATTTGTCTCAGAATTCCTGCTACGGAGACTGTGTGTTTAACATTGAGTATATTCCAGGaactgttgatgtttttgtgaCCTTTATTATTCCAGTTACCGTCATCGTagttctgtatgtgagagtgtttgtggtggctgtgtctcaggctcgtgccatgcgctctcacattacagctgttacactgcagcattcagtgactgtgacatcaagaaagtctgagctgaaagcagccaggactcttggtgttcttgtagctgtgtttctaatgtgttACTGTCCATATTACTGTGTCTCTCTTGCAGGATCAAACTTGCTCAATACTTTGTCTGGAGTCTTTGTAAtatgcattttctcttttaactcctgtctaaaccctcTGATTTATGCCTTGTTTTACCACTGGTTTAGAAGAGCTGTTAAACTCATTGTCACTCTTCAgattctgcagcctggatcCCGTGAGGCCAACATACTGTAG